One window of Bacteroidales bacterium genomic DNA carries:
- a CDS encoding T9SS type A sorting domain-containing protein, with the protein MKKLFTAALVILFTINNYAQITITDYSGLDLTNTTAFLPSDEDYHFVITNDGASATNFITEVTSYSIPKDADEMSICGGGTCVSLSLISSFPAQIGNPVYLDAGDTYGEEGSTTEFLYVHYYSGGITEQAVITIKIYEEGNTSNFTEFTLDTKSVGLDNISTNELFSVYPNPATNYFTLKSSNELKGTQIVFTNLLGKVVLTKSINKPEIIFSTNQFVSGIYFYSIIKNNKIIETKKLIVK; encoded by the coding sequence ATGAAAAAATTATTTACTGCTGCATTAGTTATTTTATTTACAATAAATAATTATGCACAAATAACAATTACAGACTATTCAGGCTTAGACCTAACAAATACTACAGCTTTTTTACCGTCTGATGAAGATTATCATTTTGTGATTACTAATGACGGTGCCTCTGCAACAAATTTTATAACCGAAGTTACTTCTTACTCTATCCCGAAAGATGCAGATGAAATGTCAATTTGCGGCGGAGGAACTTGTGTTTCGCTTTCATTAATAAGTAGTTTTCCGGCTCAAATCGGCAACCCTGTCTACCTTGATGCAGGAGACACATACGGAGAAGAGGGAAGTACAACAGAGTTCCTCTACGTTCATTATTATTCGGGAGGAATTACAGAACAGGCGGTTATTACAATTAAAATATATGAAGAAGGAAACACATCAAATTTTACGGAATTTACTTTAGATACAAAAAGTGTAGGTTTAGACAACATAAGTACAAATGAATTATTCTCCGTTTATCCGAATCCCGCAACAAATTATTTTACTTTAAAATCATCAAATGAACTGAAAGGGACACAAATTGTTTTTACAAACCTTTTAGGAAAAGTCGTTTTAACAAAAAGCATTAATAAACCTGAAATAATATTTTCGACAAATCAGTTTGTAAGCGGAATATACTTTTATTCTATAATCAAAAACAATAAAATTATTGAAACAAAAAAACTGATTGTCAAATAA
- a CDS encoding TlpA family protein disulfide reductase, producing MKKTIILISINLMFFGAILSQENFNKLPSVDVKTLSGKTLNTSKISNDGPIFLSFWATWCKPCIRELIAIDENYIDWQEETGLKVYAVSIDDTKSTGRVAPFVNGRAWEFEVLLDANSDFKRAMNVINVPHSFILNKNGEVVWQHTSYSPGDEDEIYEVIKKVAAGEDINH from the coding sequence ATGAAGAAAACAATAATTTTAATCAGTATAAACTTAATGTTCTTTGGAGCAATACTTTCACAAGAAAATTTTAACAAATTACCCTCTGTTGATGTTAAAACCCTTAGCGGAAAAACACTTAACACTTCTAAAATTTCAAATGACGGGCCAATTTTTTTAAGTTTTTGGGCAACTTGGTGTAAACCGTGCATCAGAGAACTTATTGCAATTGATGAAAACTATATTGATTGGCAAGAAGAAACAGGTTTAAAAGTTTATGCCGTTTCAATTGATGATACAAAAAGTACCGGCAGAGTTGCTCCGTTTGTCAACGGCAGAGCATGGGAATTTGAAGTCTTACTTGATGCCAACAGTGATTTTAAAAGAGCCATGAATGTTATAAATGTTCCTCATTCATTTATTCTCAACAAAAACGGGGAAGTAGTTTGGCAACACACCTCCTACTCTCCAGGCGATGAAGATGAAATATACGAGGTAATTAAAAAAGTTGCTGCCGGAGAAGACATTAATCATTAA